The following coding sequences lie in one Komagataeibacter sucrofermentans DSM 15973 genomic window:
- a CDS encoding DUF4347 domain-containing protein, with amino-acid sequence MRLILEQRYLFDGSVAHVSHHHGADRHHHENQGENAHDTPVVDEAVGSLSDIPATAGTNRSMHERDGGKKDNFTDIVFVDSRVSDWRELTASLGNNVGVVVVDNTRDGMSVVSRVLSHQQNLNSVSFLTYGQAGQIELGGTTINAATLMADSTQVAHWGDALGAKGQILFWGCDVGQGAAGRALVEDLHTLTGAGVAASTDATGLGAMGGDWTLERTAGLDGNAVDAPFSTTAEAGYDSVLDSPTATVTIANTSGTSNLLGNSFSQNITFSNSAANGVGYAPFVEIFAPTNATQDTPLTSVTYLGQNLSAKAVTLVDVDGKVGAYNPYSSGTDGKPQFVGAPAGFKAGDTMYVVSLPFGSYTPGQPAITLTANFANNTTEPVSAPTGAGAPVTIAAAGGYQYGADALNDPGTDPTIQGVIATNSIDQNIMRVTAGVITSPRGEDEVPTGPDYPATYEVSVTPAEVTQANAIKNMTLNVTLPDNVNYTNGPITLTGADGSTISGTATYVPPADGSMQGGSVKITLDSVAASASAPYKINIPVYVGQTDAARNSILNSSGGTTSATTIAGGTVSYTGSWTPPVAQGQTATPIALNQTVDTSPTTFNAKAFAVQETDTITNADGTSTGLADNQAMPGDTVTHDIHIENSDYYSSTNTVLNTTLSDGQTLQASTNPAFTYTDATGVAHTVQLGAVTNAMTQTINGETIQTSGSNVYWSYSQGTDGQTTVTMNIGKYLADHDLPVMGAGQQGTISYASTILNNYMGTSPLKPVTEGDTVSSTVTVSADATGPDGKVSTVQDGSGSTLSVPEGSTGLQIVAINGQPVDPADGTPVIHAGDAVTYEATYALQTGTYNGLNLASYLPLPLYDTTDPTGNGKSGFTAASSTALADQAAGTYSVLSMPGDTDPASNPAPSNVTVSTQGSTNSINFDMGSTTTVTSNDKVAVLFTLKATSSPFADGLTLTSQEQSTFTNGQNTQTAQSTLQSITVGEPEAELKTGIVSVTNDSGANQPVTYTPQTAGEAGSTDPTATFNAAGTTGGAYTGTPASGISAVDDLNATGANGGDTVRIASTVENTGSSGMYDLTVAGTLPAGFSAADVKDFQVTRPDGTVVYSSASDASTAAASYFTTGGLTIPATSATAAVLAQKQDLTITYDLTLPSGQNAGDTLTASAQVVNFGNSPGAVAKGDGFVTNGVPLGGQASDLTDPASVTLSSPTISKTIGASDLPVNDGVDASGTSSGTIVSGETRPTTITVALPEGSLSNGSNDVTVTETLPKGEDYVPGSFTYTMGSGVTSSAGKLAEPTVVKNANGTTTLTFDLGQKVTNANTDASGSIALTYNAYYGENNAPADGQQITTSAVLNYSAQDGTGTDTARTSGPATATVTERTPHLAETIKDNSGGKSLYSGEHVTYTVTLSNTGKVTAYDITHDPSISSDLDNVTIKPARDGSTFDSTSTLASLAPGQSETYTITGTVKSDLPANTPLRVTDNYGWNSAPTTSTLTENGKTVDTPQHYTALASDTPKVGNYTAVLDIVGEGNGTTSGISATTPVTAANTVPGDTITLQGEVTIPKGQNQNMVLTIAVPRNVDLNMSSLRLLLASESGLITSSTLGDATGVQFNEGTDGTALTLSGNGKTFVLSSAAQSGLTVNPDSISGVVSTTTASGQTLLKIDLGTVANNDTSTTPNYAIIQVAGTVANTTATKDGTRLAETLSVSTSGTSAKSAAATETVKEPTLTLGKTVSEIDYQNDTVTFVDTLTNTGNATAYDVALDDPLLAGQEALDGTVTAKGGGTLNAAINSTGSVAAAGANAVTTSGLTLASGASETVTYTVKLSDLQKGLAQTTTGVTWESLNNVTPQNSGGTDQSRDGSAGQAGTAGTNSANTYARTVTMGLGTLSGQIWQALGNTPATYDSAIDTALGGVRVTVIARGQDGTYASGLVQSGITTDASGDYAALVPVYGTPTSSIAEISVPATGGTDGVPANETEVYNRDGTAGSTVTAINPDTTGGMNATHADLAYELPDTAPTIAGWQDTTPHVTTAGTATALADGSVQVADSELDRLITAEGGTYSYANTTLTVQRYVDGTATPSATDSFGALAGTGVSMAGGQVSVNGTAIGTYTDKGGVLQVTFNASATKGSIATLAQDLTYTYTPAATNPATQMDVTLGATFSDGNTNLAGQQVATGAQGTGGVQTSTPMFTRVSVGGTPFATTFTEPNDTPATASATALGSYISVEDASGTGVGSIQKVTVQIGSATAEDVLAATTAGGITTSMDRATGTLTLTAGTGTTLKNWQSTLSSLKYYDSSDTPIVGTRNVSISVFENGANAPIVTHGTIAVAAANDSPILDPSAPVSLNDAQEDSAPPQGAVGTAVSQLVGYTGAADGAGNVTDPDGAGLTGQSAAGTPSLPGIAITSADSTHGTWWYSTDNGKTWSEFAGSGAGSAVGSGNALHLIDNGQARIYFQSTDPNWNGKVNDALTFRAWDQFDGATNGTISALPATAGLGTGTNTPGSAYSAATDSVALINDNVNDAPNVVADNTIPGATPVTGDQPASWKVTEDTPQATSVQGLFGSYFSDQTDQQQSASNPDGSTANTMAGVAVVGYTPSAAGTWSYSTDGGKTWTQLSVSVSTTNALLLSKDAQLQFTPAANYNGQPISGDDLKVVLIDNSGTTSDTPALVGANGQALTMADGTSLTGAVLDSGTMAVAGADVSTRGGQTALSAGTVDLSTAVMPVNDPPTMAAGPYTLPDVTSNSADSANTGTTVAGLYSNAVQDRTDAQQSAGDPTGSTADHLAGVAITGNTANPTTEGTWQYSTNGGKTWTDVPANVSGSNAVVLGDQAKVRFDPVPNFTGTPGGLTTQVVETSADVPLTGSSDGVATSVTGQALDGTATALTGVNITQMQHDHPNGSVSTNSQPLDVTVNQDAHTAVNITPGTEDQPGTKETVSQLFTTTDPNGVGGVAITGNATPASEGTWMYSVPGGTAQALPTDLSATSAVVLPKDAQIWFQPTPNFNGDPSNISFTATVVDNTTATAFTGADGKAVAGNAITGVATGVDVSNTGGGTALDVVPVQVSTGVEQVNDAPVASGSATLPSADTSNQQVRGDSVSSLFGPTFSDQADQQRSAANPDGSVADHLQGVAIVGNTANPATQGTWQYSTDGGRTWKNVSTSVSATAALVLPASAELHFAPVTGFTGTPGGLSAALVETNSTLATGTAAQVADVSALMADETSHVSQTVVALNTNVTQQEGNPALSGSTLNNDLSSSDLLKTSVEDGFENEFQRGFGVAHQTWIRGTSLYRFVTTNQQYDVDVPAGAFISSDGTDLNLTITARQSGGAPLPDWVSFDADRRCFSMIAPDDATGSIDLTLIGRDEYGHEAEVDVHVVIGHEHPAWQMADDQSIPQTVERAMQVVEQDMDWLAFNPDFHRASHQPAEAVHGKKGLRAQMRQIGHRAAHAHGRNLINQ; translated from the coding sequence GGGCAGGGCGCTGCAGGCCGGGCGCTTGTCGAGGACCTGCATACCCTGACCGGCGCCGGCGTTGCCGCCTCGACCGATGCCACGGGCCTCGGGGCCATGGGGGGTGACTGGACACTGGAGCGCACGGCAGGGCTGGACGGCAATGCGGTGGACGCACCGTTCTCCACCACGGCCGAGGCCGGTTATGACAGCGTGCTGGACAGCCCGACGGCTACAGTCACCATTGCGAACACCAGCGGCACCAGCAACCTGCTGGGCAATTCCTTTTCCCAGAACATTACCTTTTCCAACAGTGCGGCCAATGGTGTGGGCTATGCGCCCTTTGTCGAGATATTCGCGCCCACCAACGCAACGCAGGATACGCCACTTACCTCTGTAACCTATCTGGGCCAGAACCTGTCCGCCAAGGCTGTCACGCTGGTGGATGTTGATGGCAAGGTCGGGGCCTATAATCCGTACAGCAGCGGCACGGATGGCAAGCCACAGTTCGTGGGCGCACCTGCGGGCTTCAAGGCGGGGGATACCATGTATGTGGTTTCCCTGCCGTTTGGCAGTTACACGCCGGGGCAGCCTGCCATTACGCTTACGGCAAATTTTGCAAATAATACCACTGAGCCCGTCAGTGCGCCCACCGGTGCGGGTGCGCCTGTTACCATAGCGGCGGCCGGTGGCTACCAGTATGGCGCCGATGCGCTGAACGATCCCGGTACAGACCCGACCATTCAGGGCGTGATCGCGACCAATAGCATTGACCAGAATATCATGCGGGTGACTGCCGGTGTCATCACCTCGCCGCGTGGAGAGGATGAAGTACCGACCGGCCCGGATTATCCCGCCACCTACGAGGTCAGCGTCACGCCTGCCGAAGTGACGCAGGCTAACGCCATCAAGAACATGACGCTCAATGTCACCCTGCCCGACAACGTCAATTACACCAATGGCCCCATTACCCTGACGGGAGCCGATGGCTCGACCATAAGTGGCACCGCCACCTATGTGCCGCCCGCTGATGGCTCAATGCAAGGCGGGTCTGTCAAGATTACGCTCGATAGCGTGGCCGCCAGCGCGAGTGCGCCTTACAAGATTAATATCCCGGTCTATGTCGGCCAGACGGATGCGGCCCGGAATTCAATTCTCAATTCTTCTGGCGGCACGACATCGGCCACCACCATTGCGGGGGGCACCGTATCCTATACCGGCAGCTGGACCCCGCCCGTGGCGCAGGGCCAGACAGCCACGCCGATTGCGCTGAACCAGACGGTGGATACATCGCCCACCACGTTCAATGCCAAGGCGTTCGCGGTGCAGGAGACGGATACCATCACCAATGCAGACGGCACCTCGACTGGCCTGGCAGACAATCAGGCCATGCCGGGGGATACCGTTACGCACGATATCCATATCGAGAATTCAGACTATTATTCCAGCACCAACACGGTGCTGAACACGACCCTGAGCGATGGCCAGACCCTGCAGGCCAGCACGAACCCGGCCTTTACCTACACCGATGCCACGGGTGTTGCGCATACCGTGCAACTCGGGGCCGTAACCAATGCGATGACCCAGACCATCAATGGTGAGACGATCCAGACATCCGGCTCGAACGTATACTGGTCTTACAGTCAGGGAACGGACGGGCAGACCACGGTCACGATGAATATTGGCAAGTACCTGGCCGACCATGACCTGCCCGTCATGGGGGCAGGTCAGCAGGGCACGATCAGCTACGCCAGCACGATCCTGAATAATTACATGGGCACCTCACCTTTGAAACCCGTGACGGAAGGCGATACGGTCAGCAGTACCGTTACGGTCAGTGCGGATGCAACGGGGCCGGATGGCAAGGTTTCCACCGTGCAGGATGGTTCGGGCAGTACGCTTTCCGTGCCCGAAGGCTCTACCGGGCTGCAGATCGTGGCCATCAACGGCCAGCCCGTTGATCCGGCCGATGGCACGCCGGTCATCCACGCAGGCGATGCGGTGACCTATGAGGCGACTTATGCTCTTCAAACCGGCACTTACAACGGCCTAAACCTGGCCTCCTACCTGCCGCTGCCGCTCTATGATACGACCGATCCGACCGGCAACGGCAAATCCGGCTTCACCGCAGCCAGCAGCACCGCCCTGGCTGACCAGGCGGCAGGCACCTACAGCGTGCTGAGCATGCCGGGCGATACCGACCCCGCATCCAACCCGGCCCCCAGTAATGTCACGGTCTCGACGCAGGGTTCGACCAACAGCATCAATTTCGACATGGGAAGCACCACCACCGTCACTTCGAATGACAAGGTGGCCGTACTGTTTACCCTCAAGGCAACCTCCAGTCCGTTTGCCGATGGCCTGACCCTGACCAGTCAGGAACAGTCCACCTTCACCAACGGGCAGAATACCCAGACGGCCCAGTCCACGCTGCAATCGATCACCGTTGGGGAGCCGGAGGCGGAACTCAAGACCGGTATCGTGTCGGTTACGAATGACAGCGGCGCAAACCAGCCCGTAACCTACACCCCCCAGACTGCAGGCGAGGCAGGCAGCACCGACCCCACCGCAACCTTCAATGCTGCCGGCACCACAGGCGGGGCCTATACCGGCACGCCCGCCAGCGGCATCAGCGCCGTGGATGACCTGAACGCCACCGGCGCCAATGGTGGCGATACCGTACGTATTGCCTCCACGGTGGAAAATACCGGGTCGAGCGGCATGTATGACCTGACGGTGGCAGGCACCCTGCCTGCCGGGTTCAGCGCGGCCGATGTGAAGGATTTTCAGGTCACGCGCCCTGATGGCACCGTGGTCTATTCCTCCGCATCCGATGCATCGACCGCTGCCGCCAGTTACTTTACTACTGGCGGTCTGACCATACCGGCCACATCAGCGACTGCGGCTGTCCTTGCCCAGAAGCAGGACCTGACCATTACCTACGATCTGACGCTCCCTTCGGGGCAGAATGCGGGCGATACGCTTACGGCCAGCGCACAGGTGGTGAACTTTGGCAACAGCCCCGGTGCAGTGGCGAAGGGCGATGGATTCGTTACCAATGGCGTGCCGCTTGGCGGTCAGGCATCGGACCTGACTGATCCGGCAAGTGTAACCCTTTCGTCGCCTACCATCAGCAAGACCATTGGCGCATCCGATCTGCCGGTCAATGACGGGGTGGATGCATCGGGCACATCCAGCGGCACCATTGTCAGCGGTGAGACGCGCCCCACAACCATTACCGTCGCACTGCCAGAGGGTTCGCTGTCGAATGGCAGCAACGATGTAACCGTGACCGAAACCCTGCCCAAGGGTGAGGATTATGTGCCCGGTTCCTTTACCTACACCATGGGCAGCGGGGTCACGTCTTCTGCCGGCAAGCTGGCTGAACCGACGGTTGTAAAGAATGCCAATGGCACCACGACCCTGACCTTCGACCTGGGCCAGAAGGTCACCAATGCCAATACGGATGCCTCGGGCAGCATAGCCCTGACCTATAATGCCTATTATGGTGAGAACAACGCTCCGGCCGATGGTCAGCAGATCACCACATCCGCCGTGCTGAACTATTCCGCACAGGATGGTACCGGCACGGACACCGCGCGTACATCCGGCCCGGCCACGGCAACCGTGACCGAACGCACGCCCCACCTCGCCGAAACCATTAAGGATAACAGCGGCGGTAAATCGCTGTACAGTGGCGAGCATGTCACCTACACCGTAACCCTGAGCAATACCGGCAAGGTCACGGCATATGACATTACGCATGATCCCAGCATTTCATCGGATCTTGATAATGTCACCATCAAGCCTGCCAGGGATGGTTCGACATTTGACAGCACCAGCACGCTGGCAAGCCTGGCGCCCGGCCAGTCGGAAACCTATACCATAACCGGCACGGTCAAATCGGACCTCCCGGCCAACACACCCCTGCGGGTTACGGACAACTATGGCTGGAACTCCGCCCCCACAACCAGCACGCTGACGGAAAATGGCAAGACAGTCGACACGCCCCAGCATTATACGGCCCTGGCGAGCGATACCCCCAAGGTTGGCAATTACACGGCCGTGCTGGACATTGTGGGCGAAGGGAATGGTACCACGAGCGGTATTTCGGCCACCACACCCGTCACGGCCGCCAATACGGTGCCGGGCGATACGATTACCCTGCAGGGTGAGGTCACGATTCCCAAGGGACAGAACCAAAATATGGTGCTGACCATCGCGGTACCCCGTAATGTGGACCTGAACATGAGTTCGCTGCGCCTGCTGCTGGCCAGTGAGTCCGGGTTGATCACATCTTCCACGCTGGGCGATGCCACCGGCGTGCAGTTCAACGAAGGGACGGATGGCACGGCACTGACCCTGTCGGGCAATGGCAAGACGTTCGTGCTCAGCAGCGCGGCGCAATCGGGACTGACGGTTAATCCCGATAGCATTTCAGGCGTGGTCTCGACCACTACGGCCAGCGGTCAGACATTGCTGAAAATCGACCTCGGCACCGTTGCCAATAACGATACGTCCACCACGCCCAATTATGCCATCATCCAGGTGGCGGGCACGGTGGCCAACACAACGGCGACCAAGGACGGCACCAGACTGGCGGAGACGCTGTCCGTCAGTACATCGGGCACCAGCGCAAAATCCGCTGCTGCAACCGAGACGGTAAAGGAGCCAACCCTTACGCTGGGCAAGACGGTCAGTGAAATCGACTACCAGAATGATACCGTCACCTTTGTTGATACCCTGACCAATACTGGCAATGCCACGGCCTATGATGTCGCCCTTGATGACCCGCTGCTTGCAGGGCAGGAAGCCCTTGATGGCACGGTCACGGCTAAGGGCGGGGGCACGCTGAATGCCGCGATCAATTCTACCGGCAGCGTGGCGGCAGCAGGTGCGAACGCCGTTACCACCAGCGGCCTGACCCTGGCCTCGGGCGCCAGCGAGACCGTAACCTATACGGTCAAGCTGTCCGACCTGCAGAAGGGGCTGGCGCAGACCACGACAGGTGTGACGTGGGAATCACTGAACAACGTCACCCCCCAGAACTCTGGCGGAACGGACCAGAGCCGTGACGGCTCGGCCGGGCAGGCTGGCACGGCAGGCACCAACAGCGCCAATACCTACGCGCGTACCGTCACGATGGGGCTGGGTACCCTGTCGGGCCAGATATGGCAGGCGCTGGGCAATACGCCTGCCACCTATGACAGCGCCATTGATACCGCGCTGGGTGGGGTAAGGGTTACGGTTATCGCGCGTGGGCAGGATGGCACATATGCTTCCGGCCTTGTGCAGTCAGGCATCACCACCGATGCCAGCGGCGATTATGCGGCACTGGTGCCCGTTTATGGCACGCCCACATCCTCCATTGCCGAAATCAGCGTACCCGCCACGGGCGGAACGGATGGCGTGCCCGCCAACGAGACGGAAGTCTATAACCGCGACGGTACGGCAGGCAGCACGGTCACCGCCATTAACCCCGATACCACGGGCGGCATGAATGCAACCCATGCCGACCTGGCCTATGAACTGCCCGACACCGCCCCCACCATTGCAGGCTGGCAGGACACCACGCCCCACGTCACCACCGCAGGCACTGCCACGGCCCTCGCAGATGGCAGTGTGCAGGTGGCCGATAGCGAACTGGACAGGCTGATAACCGCCGAGGGCGGTACCTACTCCTATGCCAACACCACCCTTACGGTGCAACGTTATGTCGATGGCACGGCCACGCCTTCGGCCACTGACAGTTTCGGCGCGCTGGCAGGCACCGGGGTGAGCATGGCCGGTGGCCAGGTGAGTGTGAACGGCACCGCCATCGGCACCTATACCGACAAGGGCGGCGTGCTGCAGGTCACGTTCAATGCATCCGCCACCAAGGGCAGCATCGCCACACTCGCACAGGATCTGACCTATACATACACGCCTGCAGCGACCAATCCAGCAACACAGATGGATGTCACGCTGGGGGCTACGTTCTCCGATGGCAATACCAACCTTGCGGGCCAGCAAGTTGCAACCGGCGCGCAGGGCACGGGTGGCGTACAAACCAGCACACCCATGTTCACGCGCGTGAGTGTTGGGGGCACCCCCTTTGCCACCACCTTTACCGAACCCAATGATACCCCGGCCACAGCGTCGGCGACCGCCCTCGGCTCCTATATCTCGGTGGAGGACGCATCAGGCACGGGTGTGGGTTCGATCCAGAAAGTGACGGTGCAGATCGGCTCCGCCACGGCGGAGGACGTGCTGGCCGCCACCACGGCAGGCGGCATTACCACCAGCATGGACCGCGCGACCGGCACCCTGACACTGACCGCAGGAACCGGCACTACGCTGAAGAACTGGCAGAGCACGCTGAGCAGCCTGAAATATTACGACAGTTCCGATACGCCCATCGTGGGCACGCGGAATGTAAGCATATCGGTCTTTGAAAATGGGGCGAACGCTCCCATCGTCACACACGGCACGATTGCGGTGGCTGCCGCCAATGACTCCCCGATACTCGATCCCTCGGCCCCGGTTTCCCTTAACGATGCGCAGGAAGATTCAGCTCCACCCCAGGGAGCGGTGGGCACCGCAGTCTCGCAACTGGTGGGTTATACGGGTGCAGCGGACGGCGCGGGCAACGTGACCGACCCCGATGGCGCGGGCCTGACAGGCCAGAGTGCCGCAGGCACTCCTTCGCTGCCCGGCATTGCCATTACCAGTGCTGATAGCACCCATGGCACATGGTGGTACAGCACCGATAACGGCAAGACATGGAGTGAATTTGCCGGTAGCGGCGCAGGCAGCGCGGTTGGCAGTGGCAATGCTCTGCACCTGATCGATAACGGGCAGGCGCGAATTTATTTCCAGTCCACTGACCCGAACTGGAACGGCAAGGTCAATGATGCCCTGACCTTCCGCGCATGGGACCAGTTTGACGGCGCAACCAATGGCACCATCTCCGCGCTGCCGGCCACAGCAGGGCTGGGCACGGGCACCAACACGCCGGGTTCGGCCTATTCAGCGGCCACAGATAGCGTTGCGCTGATAAATGACAACGTAAACGACGCCCCGAACGTGGTGGCTGATAACACCATCCCCGGCGCAACCCCGGTCACGGGGGACCAGCCCGCCTCGTGGAAGGTGACGGAAGACACGCCGCAGGCAACAAGCGTGCAGGGTCTGTTCGGCAGCTACTTCTCGGACCAGACCGATCAGCAGCAGAGTGCCTCCAACCCCGATGGTTCCACCGCCAATACCATGGCGGGCGTGGCCGTGGTGGGCTACACGCCCTCGGCGGCGGGCACATGGTCGTATTCCACTGATGGCGGCAAGACATGGACGCAGCTTTCGGTTTCCGTTTCCACCACGAATGCACTCTTGCTGTCGAAGGATGCGCAACTGCAGTTTACGCCTGCAGCCAACTATAACGGCCAGCCTATCAGCGGGGATGACCTCAAGGTCGTGCTGATCGACAATTCGGGCACCACATCGGACACCCCGGCCTTGGTGGGCGCGAACGGGCAGGCCCTGACCATGGCAGATGGCACGTCGCTGACCGGTGCCGTGCTCGATTCCGGCACGATGGCGGTTGCCGGTGCCGATGTCTCGACCCGTGGCGGGCAGACCGCGCTCAGCGCGGGCACGGTTGACCTGTCCACCGCGGTGATGCCGGTCAATGATCCGCCTACCATGGCGGCAGGCCCCTACACGCTGCCTGATGTGACATCCAACAGTGCTGACAGTGCCAATACGGGCACCACGGTTGCAGGCCTGTACTCCAACGCCGTGCAGGACCGGACCGATGCCCAGCAGAGTGCGGGTGACCCCACCGGGTCCACCGCCGACCACCTGGCTGGCGTGGCCATTACCGGCAATACGGCCAACCCCACGACCGAGGGCACGTGGCAGTATTCCACCAATGGCGGCAAGACATGGACGGACGTGCCCGCCAATGTTTCAGGTAGCAATGCCGTGGTGCTGGGCGATCAGGCTAAGGTACGCTTTGACCCCGTGCCAAATTTTACCGGCACGCCAGGCGGGTTGACCACGCAGGTTGTCGAGACCTCGGCTGACGTGCCCCTGACCGGCAGCAGCGATGGCGTTGCCACCAGCGTGACCGGGCAGGCGCTCGATGGCACCGCCACGGCCCTGACGGGCGTGAACATAACCCAGATGCAGCACGATCACCCCAACGGGTCGGTCAGTACCAATAGCCAGCCGCTTGATGTCACGGTTAACCAGGACGCCCATACGGCAGTAAACATTACGCCAGGCACGGAAGACCAGCCAGGCACGAAGGAAACTGTCTCGCAACTGTTCACCACCACCGACCCGAATGGCGTGGGCGGCGTTGCCATTACCGGCAATGCCACGCCCGCCAGCGAAGGGACATGGATGTATTCCGTGCCCGGTGGCACGGCGCAGGCGCTGCCGACTGATCTTTCCGCCACCAGTGCGGTCGTACTGCCCAAGGATGCGCAGATCTGGTTCCAGCCTACGCCCAACTTCAATGGTGATCCGTCCAACATCTCGTTTACGGCAACGGTGGTCGATAATACGACTGCCACCGCCTTCACGGGGGCGGATGGCAAGGCGGTGGCAGGTAATGCCATAACCGGCGTTGCAACAGGGGTTGATGTCAGCAATACCGGCGGCGGCACCGCGCTTGATGTGGTGCCGGTGCAGGTGAGCACCGGTGTTGAGCAGGTCAATGACGCACCGGTAGCCAGCGGCAGCGCCACGTTGCCCTCGGCCGATACCAGCAACCAGCAGGTCAGGGGCGATAGCGTGTCGAGCCTGTTCGGGCCGACTTTCTCTGATCAGGCCGATCAGCAGCGCAGTGCTGCCAACCCTGATGGCTCGGTGGCCGACCATCTGCAGGGCGTTGCCATTGTGGGCAATACGGCCAACCCGGCAACGCAGGGCACATGGCAGTATTCAACCGATGGTGGCCGGACGTGGAAGAATGTCAGCACCTCGGTTTCCGCCACGGCCGCTCTTGTGCTACCTGCCAGCGCGGAGCTGCATTTTGCACCGGTAACAGGCTTTACCGGCACGCCGGGTGGCCTGTCTGCAGCACTGGTCGAGACCAACAGCACGCTGGCCACGGGCACGGCGGCACAGGTGGCCGATGTCTCGGCACTCATGGCCGATGAGACCAGCCATGTCTCGCAGACCGTCGTTGCACTGAACACAAACGTGACGCAGCAGGAGGGCAATCCTGCCCTTTCGGGTTCGACCCTCAATAATGACCTCAGTTCTTCCGACCTGCTCAAGACATCGGTGGAAGACGGGTTCGAGAACGAGTTCCAGCGTGGCTTTGGTGTTGCGCACCAGACATGGATACGCGGCACGTCGCTCTATCGGTTTGTCACAACCAACCAGCAATATGATGTTGATGTGCCTGCCGGTGCTTTTATCAGTTCGGATGGAACGGACCTCAACCTGACCATTACGGCACGTCAGTCAGGCGGTGCGCCACTGCCTGACTGGGTCTCGTTCGATGCGGATCGCCGCTGCTTTTCCATGATTGCGCCCGATGACGCCACCGGCTCCATCGACCTGACCCTTATTGGCCGTGATGAATATGGCCATGAGGCAGAGGTTGATGTGCATGTGGTAATCGGGCACGAACATCCTGCGTGGCAGATGGCCGATGACCAGTCCATTCCACAGACGGTGGAGCGGGCGATGCAGGTTGTGGAGCAGGACATGGACTGGCTCGCCTTCAACCCCGACTTCCATCGTGCCAGCCATCAGCCTGCCGAGGCAGTTCACGGCAAAAAGGGACTGCGGGCGCAGATGCGCCAGATTGGCCACAGAGCAGCGCATGCGCATGGTCGTAACCTGATTAATCAGTAG